In one window of Helianthus annuus cultivar XRQ/B chromosome 17, HanXRQr2.0-SUNRISE, whole genome shotgun sequence DNA:
- the LOC110921449 gene encoding malonyl-coenzyme A:anthocyanin 3-O-glucoside-6''-O-malonyltransferase encodes MDDNIHNLTVLDCSRISPPPATIGHRSLPLTFFDITWLLFPPIHHLFFYHFPHSKSHFMETVVPNLKHSLSITLQHYFPFVSNLVVFPNDSSVTKKPEIQHVESDSVAVTFAECTLDFSDLTGNHPRKCENFYPLVPPLGSANKVSDYVTLPLFSVQVTYFPNSGISIGLTNHHCLGDANTRFGFLKAWTSVYISGGDQSFLKNGSPPVYDRLVGIPKLDEIRLKETRLEGFYQPPSLGGPSDRVRATFVLARTHINGLKKQVLTQLPSLEYVSSFTVTCGYIWSCIVKSFVKVGEKKGEDELEQFILAVGCRSRLDPPLPATYFGNCSAPCVITIKHGELIGENGFVIAAKVIGEGISKMVKNKEGILKDAERWHDDFKIPARKMGVSGTPKLDFYNIDFGWGKPIKYEVVSIDYSGSVSISACKESAQDLEIGVSFPCMQMEAFAKIFNDGLDSAIVS; translated from the coding sequence ATGGATGACAATATTCACAACTTAACAGTTCTCGACTGTTCTCGAATATCGCCACCACCCGCCACCATCGGCCACCGCTCGCTACCGCTCACTTTCTTCGACATCACATGGCTACTCTTTCCACCCATCCATCATCTTTTCTTCTACCACTTTCCCCACTCTAAATCCCATTTTATGGAAACCGTTGTTCCCAATCTAAAACACTCGTTATCGATCACACTTCAACATTATTTCCCATTTGTTAGCAATCTGGTTGTATTTCCCAATGATTCCAGTGTCACTAAAAAACCCGAAATCCAACATGTGGAAAGTGATTCTGTAGCAGTTACTTTTGCAGAATGTACTCTTGATTTTAGTGATCTGACAGGAAATCATCCTCGGAAATGTGAAAACTTTTATCCGCTTGTTCCTCCGTTAGGTAGCGCAAATAAAGTATCTGATTACGTCACGCTCCCACTTTTCTCGGTCCAAGTGACGTATTTTCCAAACTCGGGTATCTCTATTGGATTGACGAATCATCATTGCCTAGGTGACGCTAACACTCGGTTCGGGTTCTTGAAGGCGTGGACGTCAGTTTATATATCAGGTGGAGATCAGTCATTCTTAAAGAATGGATCTCCACCTGTTTATGATAGATTGGTTGGCATCCCGAAACTAGATGAAATCAGGTTGAAAGAAACAAGGCTCGAAGGTTTTTATCAACCTCCGAGCCTTGGGGGTCCCTCTGATAGGGTTCGGGCCACATTTGTGTTGGCCCGAACCCATATCAACGGACTTAAGAAACAGGTTTTAACCCAACTGCCAAGTTTAGAGTATGTATCATCTTTTACGGTAACATGTGGTTATATATGGAGTTGTATTGTGAAATCGTTTGTCAAGGTGGGAGAAAAAAAGGGTGAAGACGAGTTAGAACAGTTTATATTGGCGGTGGGTTGTCGATCGCGTTTGGATCCGCCACTTCCTGCAACCTACTTTGGTAATTGTAGCGCACCGTGTGTTATAACTATAAAACACGGTGAGTTAATAGGTGAAAATGGGTTTGTTATTGCTGCCAAAGTGATTGGAGAGGGCATAAGCAAAATGGTGAAGAATAAGGAGGGAATCTTGAAAGATGCCGAGAGATGGCATGATGATTTCAAGATACCGGCAAGGAAGATGGGTGTCTCGGGTACGCCAAAACTCGACTTCTACAACATTGATTTTGGGTGGGGGAAGCCGATAAAATACGAAGTTGTTTCGATCGACTATAGCGGATCGGTTTCTATAAGTGCGTGCAAAGAATCCGCACAAGATCTTGAAATTGGAGTGTCCTTTCCGTGTATGCAAATGGAGGCGTTTGCTAAAATATTTAATGATGGATTAGATAGTGCAATTGTGTCGTAA